In one window of Drosophila mauritiana strain mau12 chromosome X, ASM438214v1, whole genome shotgun sequence DNA:
- the LOC117146400 gene encoding uncharacterized protein LOC117146400, which translates to MYTEMCLSDVLCYFVHVHMQIPLPTCRTYSIWKFPPNFDAINERAGTLFWFSEKMFPLMYYYALALSFVGSAHNCLEFISIFLKKPHPKKTNRLRMVKNFKDKQLRRFRIIGSILMLTAWTLLLYALATLKPNYIAPWLTIYAITTSIDMLLVVIDALVNMTTDDSFLFKILISSINFYCILSVRATLKQLIEFYGYQDVVWWIKEKFSP; encoded by the exons ATGTATACCGAAATGTGTCTCTCTGATGTTCTGTGCTACTTTGTGCACGTGCACATGCAAATACCCTTACCCACCTGCAGAACATACTCCATCTGGAAGTTCCCGCCTAATTTCGATGCGATCAATGAGAGAGCAGGCACTTTGTTTTGGTTCTCCGAGAAGATGTTCCCCCTTATGTACTACTATGCTCTAGCCCTTAGTTTCGTTGGATCG GCTCACAATTGTCTAGAATTCATAAGCATTTTCCTCAAGAAGCCGCATCCGAAGAAGACGAATCGGCTACGGATGGTAAAGAATTTCAAAGACAAGCAATTGCGCCGCTTTCGTATCATCGGAAGCATTTTAATGTTAACGGCGTGGACATTACTGCTATACGCCTTGGCAACT CTTAAGCCGAATTACATTGCTCCTTGGTTAACGATTTATGCCATCACTACATCTATCGATATGTTATTGGTGGTGATAGATGCCTTAGTGAACATGACTACAGACGACAGCTTCTTGTTCAAGATTTTGATCTCGTCTATCAACTTTTACTGTATCCTTTCGGTGCGGGCAACTCTCAAGCAACTGATCGAATTTTACGGTTATCAGGATGTTGTGTGGTGGATAAAGGAAAAATTTTCACCttaa